In Acidobacteriota bacterium, the following are encoded in one genomic region:
- a CDS encoding 7-cyano-7-deazaguanine synthase — translation AIGGSALTDDIPVPRDQDPETMAGQIPSTYVPARNTIFLSFALGWAEVLGAFDLYIGANAIDYSGYPDCRPEYIAAYEHLANLATRAGVTGEGRFHIHAPLIEMSKADILRTGVRLGVDYALTTSCYDPADDGSACGGCDACILRRNGFEVAGIEDPTRYVS, via the coding sequence GGGCCATCGGCGGGTCGGCGCTGACGGACGACATCCCCGTGCCCAGGGACCAGGATCCGGAGACCATGGCCGGGCAGATTCCGTCCACCTACGTCCCGGCCCGTAACACTATTTTCCTTTCCTTCGCGCTGGGCTGGGCCGAAGTGCTCGGTGCATTCGACCTGTACATCGGCGCCAACGCCATCGATTACAGCGGTTATCCCGATTGCCGGCCCGAGTATATCGCGGCCTACGAGCACCTGGCCAACCTGGCCACGCGCGCGGGGGTGACCGGCGAGGGCAGGTTCCACATCCACGCACCGCTCATCGAAATGTCCAAGGCCGATATCCTGCGTACAGGGGTCCGGCTCGGGGTGGACTACGCCCTCACGACCAGTTGCTACGACCCGGCGGACGACGGGTCGGCCTGCGGCGGATGCGACGCCTGCATCCTGCGGCGAAACGGGTTCGAAGTAGCCGGTATCGAGGATCCGACGCGATACGTTTCATGA